Genomic segment of Shewanella sp. OMA3-2:
GATGAAAACTAAAGCAAATATAATACTTTATTGTTCTCACTATATTTTAAATGAAGCAAAAGGCACTGATTACGAATATAAGTGTCATTTTATAGATCATGGTGTAGATTTCAAGTTGTTCAAAAAGGCTGGTGATGCTTCTGATAAAATTGAAATCTTAACTAACTTGTCTAAAGTTAGCTCGCCAATTGCTGGTTTTATTGGCGCATTAGAAGCCGACGTTGTCAATTCTCAATTAATTACCCAAGCAGCTAAAGATAATCCAGAAATAACTTTTATTTTGGTAGGCAAGTCAACTTTCAATGAAGACGTATTTAAGCTTGACAATATAATTTTAGTTGGTCAGGTTGATTATTTAGAAGTACCAAAGTACATGGCATTTTGTGATTTATTATTAATGCCTTGGAATGACAATGAATGGATAAAGGCATGCAATCCTATAAAGCTTAAAGAATACTTAGCTATTGGAAAACCTATAGTAACGACATATTTTCCTGAGTTAGATTATTATGACGGTTTAGTTAATATCGCTTCTGATAAACATGATTTCTCTACATTAGTTAAAAATATTGTAAATAAGCCAGTTGATTTAAACGAGATTAAAAGAATGAGAGCAAGAGTTGAGAGTCATACTTGGGTTAATAAGTTATCTCATGTAGAACAAGAGTTATCTTTGCTAGGCTTTAAAAAGTTGGAATTATAGTCGATGGACGTTTTTGAAATAGAACCTTATTATGATCCATATGATTTATGGACAACTTCTTTTGGTCAGGAAGTAAGAAATGGTTTTTATAAAGGTAAGTTATTAAGTAAGTTTATGGCTGCAGGTATAGCTTCTTGTGAATTATTTATTCCTGAATTCACTAGAAATATTTTAAATACTAAAAAGTCATTGCATCCTATTTCTGTTTCTCAATATATATTGATAGCCTATGAAAACTCATGGATTAATGAAAGTAATGCACTAGAAACTCTTTGTTTATTAAAGGAGCAAGCTGCTGTTAATAGTGAAAATTCGTTTGCATTTGGACTCGGATTTACCTGGGTATCGAAGAATGGTACATACTCTAGTCAACAGCCTTTTGTTACACACACGCCTTATGCAATGGAGGCGTTATTAAAGTTAAGTAGTTTTGAATCAGTAAATATTATTTCTTTAGCTTTATTTAATAAAACTTGGGGCTTTCTTGAATCTTTGAAAGTTATGTTTGACGATGATGATAAATTAGCTTTATCTTATGCGCCTGTTAGTGAACCAAGAATTGTTGTTAACGCTAATAGTTATGCTGCATATTCTTATGCTCTTCATTCTATTCATGGTCATCCTGAAAGAAGGTCTACCGCGAATGACAAAGCAATTAGTATTTTAAATTGGATTGTCTCATGCCAGGAAAGTAATGGTTCATGGCTATATTATGCAGATAATGAACCTGGGAATTTTATAGATTGCTTTCATAGTTGTTTTGTAGTGAAAAACTTGATTAAAGTTAAAGAGCTTTTGTCAATAAATTCTACTAAATTAGATGCTGCAATTAATAATTCTATTCGTTATATTATTGATAATTTTTATCAAAGTAATGTAGGGCTTGTGAAAAGATTTTCTGTTCAGGATATTAAAGATCCATATAAATATATATTATATGATCAAGCCGAATTTATAGGTGTCTTGATTGATAGTGGGAATGTTGATTTTGCATTGGAAGTCTCTAGTAAGGTAGAGGCTGAATTCAAAGTTAATAATATTTATTATGCGCAAATAGATCTATTTGGCCGGCGTGTTGGTGAAAACTACATGAGGTGGGGGATTATACCTTATCTTTACCAGTTAAGTAGATTGAATTCATTAAGGTGCTCAATATGTGTGGTATAGCAGGTGCAGTTAATATTCCATTTGTAAAGGATCAACTTAACATCATTTCTCATCGCGGTCCAGATTCTAGTGGGTTTCATGAAGTTGATTTTGAAAACTCAAAACTTTACCTAGGTCATACTCGTTTATCCATACTCGATACATCATCGGCTGGTGCGCAGCCTATGTTTAGTCTTTGTAATCGTTGGTTGATATCTTTTAATGGTGAAATATATAACCATATTGAGCTTAGGAAATTACTTAATATAGATTTTACTAGTTCTTCAGATACTCAAACATTAGTTGAATTAATTTCTATTTATGGAGTAGAAGATACTTGTAAGAAATTAAACGGGATGTTTAGCTTTTGTGCTGTTGATCTGGAAAATGGTGAACTTTATCTCGTAAGAGATAATTTTGGTATTAAACCTATTTATTACTATTCATATAGAGAACAGTTTGCTTTCTCTTCAGAGGTGAAGTTTTTAACAAGAGAATTAAAAATAAAACCAGAGGTTTCACGTTCTGGAATTGAAGAGTTTTTTTCTATTAGATTTGTTGCATCACCTAATACTCTGTTATCGAACATAAAAAGAGTTAAACCAGGTTCTATAATAAAATATGATATTAATAAAGGGGTGCTAGTCGATGAAAAACAATTTATATCTCTTAAAGAAAACAAGTTTGAAGGTTCTATTGAGGATGCTGTTTCGCAATATCAAGTAAAACTTCAAACAGCTGTGAAACGTCAACTATTGTCTGATGTACCTGTTGGAATGTTACTTTCCGGTGGAGTCGATTCAGCGTTAGTGGCTGCGATGGCTGCGGATTCTGGTCATAAATTACCTTGTTACTCTGTTGGTTTTGGTGATGGCTTTGCTGAGTGTGAGTTAAGTAATGCTAGGCATACAGCTGCAGTATTAGGTTTAGATTTTAATGAAGTACTCGTATCACCAGATGATTTGCTTGATTCGTTTATCAATATTGCTAAAACTATCGAGGAACCTTTAGGTACAACTTCCATTTTACCAATGTGGAGTTTAGTTCATGCTGCAAAAAAAGATGTTTCTGTAGTATTAACAGGGCAAGGTACTGATGAGCCTTGGGGGGGATACAATAAATATCAAGTCGAAATAGTACGTAACTTTTTTAAGAATAGTGGCTTTTGGCAAGCGATTAAATTTTGTTCGCCTTCATTTATGTACAAAAATGAAAGTTTTAGAAGAGCAATCTACTCTTTAGCTGCTAATGACGTTGGCTCTCAAGTTATACATGCATCATCATTATTCTCGGAAAGTGATCGGTATAAATTATGTGGAACAACTAACAGCGGCAATTTGAATGAAACATTAGCTTTTTGGTGTAATTGGGCTAAACAAGGTAAGTTAACTCAGGCAGAGTTGATGATGCAAGTTGACTCTAGAATGAGCTTGGCTGACGATTTGTTGCTTTATGCTGATAAGCTTTCTATGCATGTTTCACTTGAGACAAGAGTACCTATGCTTGATGTCGACTTAGTTGAATTTGTAGAGTCATTACCATTGAATTATAAAGTTAAGTTTAAAAATGGAAAATTGGTTCATAAGCTTATGGCTGAAAAATACTTACCTTCTAGTATCGTACATCGAAAAAAATTAGGTTTTCATGTGCCTTTCTCTACGTGGTCAAAAAGTATATGGAAGGGGTTTATAGAAGATCATCTTTTATCAGAGAACTTGCCTCATTTTAATTATATTAATAGGAGTGCTGTTTTGGATATTTGGACTCGCCATCAATCAGGTAATGAAGATTTAGGTAAGCAAATATTTTCACTATTAATGTTTTCATTATGGAGCCAAGAATACGATGCTAAATAGATTATATGTTCTAGATTGTCCAATGGATTCCGGAAGCATGAAAGATACTGTACATTTAATAGAGCAAAGATTAAACGAAGGTAAATTCACTCAACATGTCGTTGTCAATGTTGCCAAAATTGTCCATATGCAAACAGACTCTGTGTTAGCCGAGTCTGTTAATGCCTGTGATGTGATTAATATTGACGGTATGGGCGTGGTGTTTGGTGCCAGATTTTTAGGCCACGATGTGCCAGAACGTGTTGCTGGCGTAGATTTGTTTCATGAATTATTAAAAATGAGCGCCAAACGGGATTTTCCTGTGTTTCTTTTAGGGGCAACAGAGGATGTTGTCACTAAAACCGCTGAAAAAGTTCAATTGCTTTATCCTAACTTAAAGGTAGTTGGCTTTAATGATGGTTATTTTTTTGGAAAGAAAGAGGGGGAGGATGAAGAAGCTGTAGTGGATAAAATCCGCCAGTCGGGTGCTAAATTATTATTTGTCGCCATTACCTCACCGAAAAAAGAGAACTTTATCAATAAGTGGCAAGACAAGTTGGGCGTTGATTTTGTAATGGGTGTGGGTGGTACCTTTGATGTGGTGGCGGGTAAGGTCAGCCGTGCGCCAGTTTGGATGCAAAAAAATGGCCTTGAATGGTTATACCGCGTTATTCAAGAGCCTGGGCGAATGTGGAAGCGCTATTTATTCACCAATAGCCAGTTTTTACTTTTACTGCTTAAAGCCAAATTCCTTAAAAAGTAAAATTAAAAAGTTGAGATGGACGTTTTGTTAATTCAATTTGGTGTACCAGTCACTTTTAGTGTTATGAACAGCAACAGCAACAGCAACAGCAACAGCAACAGCAAGATCAGTTAATTATTTTAGGTGGAACACATGGATAGGCCATCCCAGTTACAGTTCTCGCACACCAACTCTAGTTTTATACTCAGAATGTTAGATATCACCATTATTGTGCTGTCACTGTTAGTGATTATGCAGGGTTATAAGGTGGCATTTAATAAAGATTATTTATTAGTATTGGCCGGCGTATTGTTAATGTTCAGTTATATCAGCGAGTCGTTTGGTTTATATCGGTCATGGCGCCTGGGCAAGTTTTCTCATATGTGCCGCATGTTGATTGCGATTGTGGTGATCTGCTTTTTATTGATGTTTACCGTGTTATTTTTATTTAAATATACCGAGCTGTATTCACGGGTGGTAATGACGGGTTGGTTTGTATTGTCTGTGATCTCGTTAGTGGCCTGGCGTATGGTGGTGCGTGAAATAAAACGTGTGCGTCGTATACGCGGCTATAGCGTTGAAAAAGTCGCCATTGTTGGGTTAACCGATACGGGGATGAACTTGTATGAAGAAATTTGGAAACATGATGAGTTAGGGTTTGATTGTATCGGCTTTTTTGATGACAGAGACGCTAGCCGTATTGAAAAACACGAGCCTAAATTAATTGAAGGTAATATTAACCATGCAATTGAATTAGCTAAAAGTGGCGATATTCAAAAGCTGTATATCTGTTTACCTATGTTAGCCGAACAGCGCATTGCTGATATTATTGAGCAACTAGGCAACAGTACGGTTGATGTGTTAATTACCCCAGACTTTTTAATGAAAAATTTAATGCATGCCCGCATTGGTAACGTAGGTGACGTTGATACTATTAGTGTGTTTGAGTCACCGGTTAATGGCATGAAGCGCTTTTATAAACGCAGTTTTGATGTGGCCTTTAGCCTGTGCGCCATTATTGCGATATCGCCAGTGTTATTAGCGGTGGCGGTGGCGGTGTTTGTGACCTCTCCTGGTAATGTGATTTTTAAGCAAGACAGATACGGCTTAGATGGCCGTAAAATTAAAGTGTGGAAATTTAGGTCGATGACGGTAACTGAAAATACCGCCGTAGTCACCCAGGCCACTAAAGGTGATGCCCGCATTACTAAAGTGGGCGCATTTATTCGCCGTACCTCACTAGATGAATTACCGCAGTTTTTTAATGTACTTCGCGGTGACATGTCAGTGGTTGGCCCCAGGCCACATGCGGTGTCACATAACGAGCAGTACCGCAAACTGGTGAGTTATTACATGCTGCGCCACAAGGTATTGCCAGGTATTACCGGTTGGGCGCAAGTGAATGGTTGGCGCGGTGAAACCGACACCTTAGACAAGATGGAAAAACGCATTGAGTTCGACCTGGCTTATATTCGTAACTGGACCTTGTGGTGGGATGTCAGAATTGTATTTATGACCTTGTTTAAAGGTTTTGTTGGCAAGAATGTTTACTAGCGTTATGTCTTTGTCAGTATTTTTTAAATTATGTTAGCTAGATTGCTTAATGCCATTATTTGGCGATAAGTTGTCATGCTTGTTTCAAATTGAAGTGGCAGTATAGATGTGATTTGTAATCTCATTTAGCTGTTGTCTGTTTTTTTATAAGGATATACAAGATGAACATCCCTTTTAAATTTAGTTGCTCTTGCGTTGCTCTGTTTAGTGTATTTGCTTTGTCGCCCGCTATTGCAGCTGATGAACAGCCTGGTGTGATTCAAACCGCATCTGGTATTGATTTAATTCCGTACCTTAATACCGGTTTTAAATATGATGACAACATTGCCAGTACAAAAACCTTTAAAACAGATAGTTGGATTTTAGGCGTTACCCCTGGCTTACAAGGGCAATTATTGGATGGTAATAATGAATATACCTTCCAAACTAATGTTGATTATGGTCATTTTTTTAGTAGCAGTGAAGATGACTTTTTAGATTTTAATTTGGGTGGTGCGGCAGATGTTGAGCTAAACCAGTCAAATAAATTTAACCTTAATGCAAATTATGATGCTGGCCATGAAGAACGGGGTAGTGGTGTTTTTGAAGGTAATGGCGAGGTTCAAAATGAACCGGCTACTTTTGATACCTACAAAGTAGGTGGTTATTACGAATACGGCGCGCAAACTACGCCAGCACGTGTGCAACTGAATGCCAGTTATTTTGATAAAGAATTTACTAACTTTGAAGCCTTAACAGTTTATCGTAATTATGCCGACACTAAGTATGGGGCAGTTTTTTATTACGACAGTGGTGCATCGGTTAGCTGGGTATTTGATGCCAGCGTAGTCAACACAGATTATGATGTTGCAGACTTAAGTGGTGACCGCGACAGCACTAGCACGTTTTACCGTGTCGGTGTGGACTGGGAGGCAACGGCAATGACTTCAGGTTCTATCCGTATAGGTAACCAGGACAAAGACTTTGACAATGCCAGCCGTGATGACTTTAGTGGTTTATCGTGGGATGCCAGTGTTACCTGGTCGCCATTAACCTATTCAGCATTAACCTTCAATACCGGTAACAGCGCTAAAGACCCAAATGGTGCAGGTAACTATATTGAGTCAACCACTTATGGTGTTAGCTGGGACCATGGCTGGAATGACTTTTTGTCAACTAACCTGGGTTACAATCAAACCGATGATGACTATAACGGCGTAGTACGTAACGACGAGTTAAAAGTGTATTCGCTTTCAGCGGCTTATGTTACCACGCGTTGGTTAACGCTTGTGGCTGGGGTGGATATTACTGACAGCTGGTCTAGCGATGCAAACTTTGGGTTTGATCGTAACGTTTATTATATTAATGCTCAGATGACATTATAGGTTTTAAGATGAAGTGGTTTTTTATTCCGTGTTTGTTTGCCTTGCTGGTGCTGTTAAGTCCGTTAACGTCTGCTGCAGTACCTGATGACAGTTATCGCCTAGGTGCAGGTGACACCATTGTAATTAAAGTGTTTGGACAAGACGACCTGACACTTGAAACGCAAATTACCAATAGTGGCAAGGTAAATTACCCTTTTTTAGGTACCATTTCGATTAAAGACTTGTCGATAAAGCAAGTTGAAGAATTGGTATATGAAGGTTTAAAAGGGGATTATTTGGTTGAGCCTAATGTGTTTGTTGGCATTGTGCTTTATCGACCATTTTATATTCACGGTGAAGTAAAAACCCCAGGTGGCTACCCCTACCAGCCAGGCATGACAGTTAATCAGGCTGTTGCTTTGGCAGGGGGCCTTACCGAGCGTGCCTCGCGAGATAAAATTTTTATCTCGCGCGAAGGCACTAAGTCAGACTTAGTGAACGGTACTATTAATAGTCAAATTAGCGCTGGCGATACTATTACCATTGAACAGAGATTTTTTTAATGACATCGCAAGCCAATTTATTTCTACACGAGTCTAACTCACCAGAGAAAGCCGGTGAGCAATTGATTGATTTACGCAAGCTAATTAAGCCGGTATTGCAGTCAAAGTGGCGTATTTTATCGTTCGCAATATTAATTACCGCGTTAACTACCTTTGTGGTGTTTAGCTTACAACCTATTTTTAGCTCAACCGCGACGCTGTTGATTGAATCAGAACAGGCGAAGGCGATTAAAATTGAGCAAGTTTATGGTATTAATTCTGGCCAACAGGAATACTATTTAACCCAGTTTGAAATTATTAAGTCGCGCTCTATTGCTGAGCGGGTATTTAACCAATTAGATTTAATTAATCACCCTAGTTTTGAAGCTAAGCCTTCAGCCTTGTCAGAGATAAAGTCACAGGTTATATCCTGGTTCGATTTTTTACCTCATGACGATAATGAGGCTGAGCCTAATGATGCAATTAGAAAGCAGAAATTAGTTGATGCTTTTATGCAAAATATTAGCGTGTCGCCAGTGCGTAAAACTCAGTTAGTGAATATTAGCTATAACAGCCCAGATGCCAAATTAGCCGCTGCTGTGGCTAATGCTATTGGCGATGCTTATATTGTTAGCCAGTTGGAAGCTAAGTCAGGTATGACCCAAAAAGCTAACGTATGGCTAGGCGGGCGGTTAGAAGACTTGCGCATAAAGTTAGATGCGTCTGAGCAAAAGCTTGAATTGTTTAAAACCCAAAACGGCCTAGTTGACGTTGAAGGGGTAACTGCGTTAGATGCAAAAGAGCTTGAGCGCTTAAGTGATGAAATTACCGTTGCTAGATCAACCAAAGCCCAGGCAGAAAGCTTTTTGGCGGTAGTTAGGCAGTATGGTAAGTCAGACATTGGCCGCCTAGAAAGCTTGCCTGAAGTGACCTCACATATGTCGGTACAAAACGTTAAAAAAGAGGTGATTTTAGTTGAGCGTAAAGTGTCTGAACTGTCGCAGGTTTATGGCCCTAAGCACCCTAAAATGATCGGCGCCAATGCTGAGTTAGCTACAGTGCAGCAAAACCTGCGCACTCAGATTGGTAGATTAGTGCAAGGTATTGAAGATGAAGCACAATCTGCTACCCAAAAACTGAAAGCCCTAGAAGCGCAATTTAGTCAGTCTAAAGGCTCGTTTCAAAATTTAAGCTCAGTTGATACCGACTATCGCAGATTATTGCGTGAGGTAGCGACTAATAGTCAGTTATTTGAAAGCTTTTTATCGCGTCAAAAAGAAACTGAAGTTACCGGTGACTTTGACTCGCCAGTAGCACGCTTTACTGACTATGCTGTTATTGCATTACATCCGATTAAACCGAAGAAAAAGCTGATTGTGGTATTAGCCTTTGTTGCCAGTTTAGGCCTAGGTATTGTGTTGGTATTAGTGTTTGATGCACTGAATGACACCATTAAATCTACCGCTGATGTTGAGCAGCAATTGTCGCAACGTGCTTTGGGTTATATCCCTAAAGCCGCTAAAAAAGAAGCCTTTGAAAAAATTAACTTTGCCTTTTTTGACCCCGAAAAACGCCTACATGCTGAAAGTGTGCGATCGATTCGTACCTCACTGTCGTTATTAGCCATTGGTGAGCCTTTGTCGGTAATAGAGGTGACATCTTCGTTTCCTAACGAGGGTAAAACCGCTGTGTCAATGAACATAGCCTTTGCTTATTCAGCAATGGAAAAAGTACTGATTATTGACGCCGACATGCGTAAACCTAATATGGGTATGCGTTTTGGTTTACCTAGCTTTCAACATGGTTTGGCCAACTACCTTACCGGTACCGATGCATTAAGCCAGTGTATTGTTGAAAACGTGAGGCCGAATGTTGATTTAATGCCAGCAGGGGCAATACCGTTAAACCCGCTAGAGCTGTTGTCATCGCCTAAATTTGCTGAATTGTTGGCTGAGTTAAAAGGTCAATACAGCAAAATTATTATTGATACCCCTCCGGTTCATGCGGTGAGCGATGCTTTGGTTATATCATCACATTGTGATGCGGTAGTTGCGGTTGTTAAGGCAAATCATACTCGCACCGAAGCCATTAAGCTGACATTAGCTAAGTTAACTCAAGCCCGCGGTAAGGTGTTTGGGGTGGTATTAAACCAATTTAATACTGACGAAGCGCGCCAGTATTATGGACACTATGGCTACTATGAAGCCTATGGCCAGGATGCTAATGCAAAAACTGATGGAAAACCGGCCTAGTGTTTGATTTACATTGTCATATTTTACCTGGCATAGATGATGGGGCTAAGTCGATTGACGAAGCCTTAGCATTAATTGAACTAGCGGAACAGCAAGGTATTACCCATATGGTGGCCACGCCACATATTCATTTGGGCGTGTTTGATAATAATATCAGCACAATTACCGCAGCATTTAAGTTACTGCAACAAGAGTATGCACTTAGCGGGGGTAAGGTAAAAATTCACGCCGCTGCCGAAGTGCGCATTTGCCCTGAAATCATGTTTTTTATAGAGCGCCAACAATTGCCTTTTATTGGTCAGTTTGACGGTAAAAATGTGTTATTGCTTGAGTTACCCAGCAGTCATATTCCGCCTGGCACAGATAAATTAGTCAGTTGGTTGTTAGCTAAAAATGTATTGCCTATGATTGCTCATCCTGAGCGAAATAGAGAGCTACAAGCCCACCCCGAACGCATTGAGTTATTTGAGAGGTTAGGCTGTTTATTACAACTAACCGCCGCCTCGTTACTGGGTGATATGAGTGATGCGGCTAAAGCCTTGGCTGAAACATGGATTATACAAAAGCGCTACGCCATTATGGCGTCTGACTGCCATAGTATATCGCGCCGTCCACCTAAGCTTGCCCAGGCATGGCAAAGAGTGTGTGAGTTAACCGATAAACAGTATGCTGATGACGTTACCCTTAATACGCCTGCGTTAATTTCTGCTTGTTTATTTAATGATTAATATTTTATGTCGATAACCCTTTATGCTCGCCAGTGTTGTTTGCTAGTGCTGTTATTCGGCCTAGTGAGTTTACTGCCCTTAGTGTTTAACCAGGGCGTTGCGAGCGCCTACCATTTTAAATCCAATTATTACCTTACAGCGTGGCAAGCTAAAACCGTTATTGATGAACCTCAATACCGTGATGCTTTAGCGGCAGCTACCAAAGCGTATAACCTAAATGATACTAGCCCGCACTACGGCATTACCTTGGCTAAAGTGATGGAGTGGGGCGTTTATTCAGGTTTTGATGCTTTTTCTAATGATGAATTTAATCACTT
This window contains:
- a CDS encoding tyrosine-protein phosphatase: MFDLHCHILPGIDDGAKSIDEALALIELAEQQGITHMVATPHIHLGVFDNNISTITAAFKLLQQEYALSGGKVKIHAAAEVRICPEIMFFIERQQLPFIGQFDGKNVLLLELPSSHIPPGTDKLVSWLLAKNVLPMIAHPERNRELQAHPERIELFERLGCLLQLTAASLLGDMSDAAKALAETWIIQKRYAIMASDCHSISRRPPKLAQAWQRVCELTDKQYADDVTLNTPALISACLFND
- a CDS encoding undecaprenyl-phosphate glucose phosphotransferase; translated protein: MDRPSQLQFSHTNSSFILRMLDITIIVLSLLVIMQGYKVAFNKDYLLVLAGVLLMFSYISESFGLYRSWRLGKFSHMCRMLIAIVVICFLLMFTVLFLFKYTELYSRVVMTGWFVLSVISLVAWRMVVREIKRVRRIRGYSVEKVAIVGLTDTGMNLYEEIWKHDELGFDCIGFFDDRDASRIEKHEPKLIEGNINHAIELAKSGDIQKLYICLPMLAEQRIADIIEQLGNSTVDVLITPDFLMKNLMHARIGNVGDVDTISVFESPVNGMKRFYKRSFDVAFSLCAIIAISPVLLAVAVAVFVTSPGNVIFKQDRYGLDGRKIKVWKFRSMTVTENTAVVTQATKGDARITKVGAFIRRTSLDELPQFFNVLRGDMSVVGPRPHAVSHNEQYRKLVSYYMLRHKVLPGITGWAQVNGWRGETDTLDKMEKRIEFDLAYIRNWTLWWDVRIVFMTLFKGFVGKNVY
- a CDS encoding polysaccharide biosynthesis/export family protein, whose product is MKWFFIPCLFALLVLLSPLTSAAVPDDSYRLGAGDTIVIKVFGQDDLTLETQITNSGKVNYPFLGTISIKDLSIKQVEELVYEGLKGDYLVEPNVFVGIVLYRPFYIHGEVKTPGGYPYQPGMTVNQAVALAGGLTERASRDKIFISREGTKSDLVNGTINSQISAGDTITIEQRFF
- a CDS encoding WecB/TagA/CpsF family glycosyltransferase, giving the protein MKDTVHLIEQRLNEGKFTQHVVVNVAKIVHMQTDSVLAESVNACDVINIDGMGVVFGARFLGHDVPERVAGVDLFHELLKMSAKRDFPVFLLGATEDVVTKTAEKVQLLYPNLKVVGFNDGYFFGKKEGEDEEAVVDKIRQSGAKLLFVAITSPKKENFINKWQDKLGVDFVMGVGGTFDVVAGKVSRAPVWMQKNGLEWLYRVIQEPGRMWKRYLFTNSQFLLLLLKAKFLKK
- a CDS encoding outer membrane beta-barrel protein, which translates into the protein MNIPFKFSCSCVALFSVFALSPAIAADEQPGVIQTASGIDLIPYLNTGFKYDDNIASTKTFKTDSWILGVTPGLQGQLLDGNNEYTFQTNVDYGHFFSSSEDDFLDFNLGGAADVELNQSNKFNLNANYDAGHEERGSGVFEGNGEVQNEPATFDTYKVGGYYEYGAQTTPARVQLNASYFDKEFTNFEALTVYRNYADTKYGAVFYYDSGASVSWVFDASVVNTDYDVADLSGDRDSTSTFYRVGVDWEATAMTSGSIRIGNQDKDFDNASRDDFSGLSWDASVTWSPLTYSALTFNTGNSAKDPNGAGNYIESTTYGVSWDHGWNDFLSTNLGYNQTDDDYNGVVRNDELKVYSLSAAYVTTRWLTLVAGVDITDSWSSDANFGFDRNVYYINAQMTL
- a CDS encoding GumC family protein; translation: MTSQANLFLHESNSPEKAGEQLIDLRKLIKPVLQSKWRILSFAILITALTTFVVFSLQPIFSSTATLLIESEQAKAIKIEQVYGINSGQQEYYLTQFEIIKSRSIAERVFNQLDLINHPSFEAKPSALSEIKSQVISWFDFLPHDDNEAEPNDAIRKQKLVDAFMQNISVSPVRKTQLVNISYNSPDAKLAAAVANAIGDAYIVSQLEAKSGMTQKANVWLGGRLEDLRIKLDASEQKLELFKTQNGLVDVEGVTALDAKELERLSDEITVARSTKAQAESFLAVVRQYGKSDIGRLESLPEVTSHMSVQNVKKEVILVERKVSELSQVYGPKHPKMIGANAELATVQQNLRTQIGRLVQGIEDEAQSATQKLKALEAQFSQSKGSFQNLSSVDTDYRRLLREVATNSQLFESFLSRQKETEVTGDFDSPVARFTDYAVIALHPIKPKKKLIVVLAFVASLGLGIVLVLVFDALNDTIKSTADVEQQLSQRALGYIPKAAKKEAFEKINFAFFDPEKRLHAESVRSIRTSLSLLAIGEPLSVIEVTSSFPNEGKTAVSMNIAFAYSAMEKVLIIDADMRKPNMGMRFGLPSFQHGLANYLTGTDALSQCIVENVRPNVDLMPAGAIPLNPLELLSSPKFAELLAELKGQYSKIIIDTPPVHAVSDALVISSHCDAVVAVVKANHTRTEAIKLTLAKLTQARGKVFGVVLNQFNTDEARQYYGHYGYYEAYGQDANAKTDGKPA
- a CDS encoding glycosyltransferase, with the protein product MTDTKYEYDGVIVFGAGDWWVHNRGHYDMQFSKKFSATIPVLYVNSTGMRMPSLFSGDGTFKRITRKFKSLFKGCVKFDSNFFVATPFAVPGKFGYLLTAWIVPLMIKKWSRSIGIRNPLFWVATPMAYQWFNIFQHSPVVYQRTDFYEHFPEVDFHKIKSFDKGMKTKANIILYCSHYILNEAKGTDYEYKCHFIDHGVDFKLFKKAGDASDKIEILTNLSKVSSPIAGFIGALEADVVNSQLITQAAKDNPEITFILVGKSTFNEDVFKLDNIILVGQVDYLEVPKYMAFCDLLLMPWNDNEWIKACNPIKLKEYLAIGKPIVTTYFPELDYYDGLVNIASDKHDFSTLVKNIVNKPVDLNEIKRMRARVESHTWVNKLSHVEQELSLLGFKKLEL
- the asnB gene encoding asparagine synthase (glutamine-hydrolyzing), whose amino-acid sequence is MCGIAGAVNIPFVKDQLNIISHRGPDSSGFHEVDFENSKLYLGHTRLSILDTSSAGAQPMFSLCNRWLISFNGEIYNHIELRKLLNIDFTSSSDTQTLVELISIYGVEDTCKKLNGMFSFCAVDLENGELYLVRDNFGIKPIYYYSYREQFAFSSEVKFLTRELKIKPEVSRSGIEEFFSIRFVASPNTLLSNIKRVKPGSIIKYDINKGVLVDEKQFISLKENKFEGSIEDAVSQYQVKLQTAVKRQLLSDVPVGMLLSGGVDSALVAAMAADSGHKLPCYSVGFGDGFAECELSNARHTAAVLGLDFNEVLVSPDDLLDSFINIAKTIEEPLGTTSILPMWSLVHAAKKDVSVVLTGQGTDEPWGGYNKYQVEIVRNFFKNSGFWQAIKFCSPSFMYKNESFRRAIYSLAANDVGSQVIHASSLFSESDRYKLCGTTNSGNLNETLAFWCNWAKQGKLTQAELMMQVDSRMSLADDLLLYADKLSMHVSLETRVPMLDVDLVEFVESLPLNYKVKFKNGKLVHKLMAEKYLPSSIVHRKKLGFHVPFSTWSKSIWKGFIEDHLLSENLPHFNYINRSAVLDIWTRHQSGNEDLGKQIFSLLMFSLWSQEYDAK